Part of the Panicum virgatum strain AP13 chromosome 4N, P.virgatum_v5, whole genome shotgun sequence genome is shown below.
CCCTTGCCGGCGCGGGGAGGGGTGAGCTCGGGTGGCGCCGTAGCTCGGAGCAGCGCCGGTGgggtggagctcgggcggcggaaGGAGCTCGGCCGAGGGTGCGGCGGGGCGAGCTCGCCCGGGGGCGCGGCGGTGCCCGCGCAAGGCCAGGCGAGGCACGGCGTCGGCGAGGCCCCGCACAAGGGCACGGCGTCGGCGAGCTCGCCGAGGAGTGCGGTGGCGGTGTTCCCGCGCGAGGGCGCCGGCGACAGCACCGAACAAGGGCAGGCGGGGCTCTCCCGGCGGGGGAGGAACTCGCCGTCGGTGGGAGGAGCTCGCCCGGCTGGGAGCAGTCCGATGgcgcgcgtggcgtgggtggcTGCGGAGGTGAGCAGCGCAGTGAGAGGAGAAGGTTGAAGGaggttgaaggagaagctgacgtgtgggccccacacgtcagtgagtgCAGGGAGCAAGGTACAAAatagcccgctaatagctcGCTATTGTCCGCTATTAGCTTTTTAAGAGATCTCCCGCTACGCTATACAATATTTGTCCGCTATGTCCGCTATAGGGGTTTTTTATAGGATTTAGTGATAATAAATGTCCGCTACTTCCGCTAAAGATGTagccaaaagaaataaagaatcaaTATAACTAGGGTGGACCATAGACAAAGCATCACGGGCACAGTTAGGCAGTCAAGAGACGTGTTGAGTCTATTTTAGAATGTTAGACCAATGATGCTTCTAATTTTATATGTATTATGGACGTATGGCTATGAAAAATTTGCTGAAATTGGTTGCATTACTGATGTTATTGGCCACATTATGCATATTTTTTTGCAAACCGCTAAATGGATAGCTCTCTTAGCTTTTTGGAAGGGCTTCCGCTAAACGTCTTAGCCCGCGATTTTATACCTTGGCAGGGAGAGAAGCAGCGGGGTAATTTGGGCCATACGAAAATACAAGGGTCTGCAAGTGGGTCCAAGAGCATCAAATACGTATATAATGGCACGGTTCAAAGAAGTGAAGAATTATAATGGTGAGTTTCAaaataggtgaattgtaatggcatatctCAGAAACTGAGAAATTGTAATGGCGTGGATCCAATTAACCCAGGGTTAATTTCAAAACTGAGAACATGTTTTCCAATAGTTGGGCAATTCCAAAATTGATGTTAACCCTGCTTTTTTTTTCCTAGTATACAGGGACAGTGGAAACCTTTCAAATAACTCATTTACACGCTCCACATGTAAACCGGGAAAGTTGAAGGTACTCTTAAACCTCTAAGGTAGCTTTTATAGACCCTGAGATAAACCACAAACCCGGCAACCATCTGGCCAGTTAACCTTTTATCAACTCCAATCAAGTTGTTTTAGTGAATACACATCATGAATGGTATGGTACCATAGGCAGCAACAGGGATTGCAAGCCTTTTGTATTAATTATACATTACATCTTTTACTGTCAGCATTTCATTGCATAATGCAGTTTAGAAACAAATTAACCGAGCTCTATTGATAAGTGAACTTGGAGCAACTTCTAGTCAAAATACTAACTAGAGATAAGAGACAATGAAACTGTTCTGTTCGGTGATGTGTGACAGAAACCGATACGGTAACTTCGTAAAACATGAGATGAACAAATCCTATGCAGGAACTGAACCGTTTCCAGGAGTTTGCTGAAATTCTAGggaaggagaaaaatagaaTACCTACTGACGTCCAATTATCAAATAGTAACTATGATAGCACTTCATAGTAATGACTCATGACCAATCTCCAGGGAAAAGAATCTTACCTTTTGGAATCTCAGTTGAACCTTCTGCTATTCCATTTTCTATCCGCCAAAGCTGATAATGTCGTTCATCCGCTTCTTTGTCAGACTCAACTAGTGGTGCTGTGAATACAAAAACAGGTCAAGTGTTCAAATGGATCATTATTCATGTCAGATATTGAACACTATATCAGAAGCTTTAGGAAATACCAAGAAAAAGGTTACTTACGTATTGTGTCGGCCGGAAAAATTCCTCTGTAGCCAAGGTAATCCAACCGAGGATCTTTGAGCCACTGCCAACCATGACCATTCGCTTGTGCAGCAGACTCACCAGCATGGTCAACACCTTGTCCCCATCCAATAGATTGAGCCTCAGGTTCTTGAGTAGATGGTTCAGTGTGCACCATGTTGCGTCCAAATCTTTGCCAACATGCAAAATTTTCACTTACATTATCTATTTCGACCTTGGATCTTAACCGATATCTGAAAACAGGAAAAGGTTGACATATCACAAGACATGAAATTCATTGAAAGGTCATTTAGGGATAAGAGGGATGGTCCTCCAATCCCGTGTAAAGCTGTAAATAAATGTTATGGATCTTTCACCAAGGGTGCAAAACTGCAAATTTCTATGCTTTCAAACTACAGCTTACCATAGTAACACGATAGAAAATAGTTCAAGAGAAGCTGCATAGGGCAAGAGCTGATTTACACTAAGATTCTTACTTGACACAAAAACTGCAGTCTATATTCTCAATGGTGAGCAGCTTAATGAACCATACTCCTAACACAGTGAGCTGATTAGTGATCTTCAAGAATTTTGGCTTACAAGTTTTGCTACACACTCAGACTGAAACTGTAGCACTATAATGCCAAACATAGTGCCCACAAAAAACATGTGCACAATTTGATTTCAATGTGAAGCAAATTATCTAAGAAACCACCAAAGAATAACTAAGTTTTGGCTAAAGTAACTTCCTTCTCAAAGAGATCTGCCACATGAGCTTATCAGTTcgtctttctttttctaaatTATCTTACTCTCCAGCTGCTGTTTGATCATGAGTATCCTCACAAAAAGAGCACAACTTCTAAAACACACTATTCGACTTGCATTAGCTTTGCCAAAGCTGTAGCGCAATGTGGATAAGTTTGCAACTAGTGCTTGACATAATAACCTATGACAGCCATAATTATTCAGAGGGAAGCTGCTTTATTCAAGACTAAAAGAGCATTGTGTAACTACAGTTCCTTACTGAACAAGAGCTAGGTCCAAGACAAATTGAGCAGCATTGATCCATATGGTTCTATAGTACAAGTAGGGGAGCACAGACATGCAACACAACATTCAGCTTAAAAGCGATCTAGTCACAGACGTAGGGAGCATGCTAACTTTTACAAGGTGGCAGCGATCTCACTAACAGAATCAACAGAGTTAGCACTGATTCGGCACTAAATTCCAACTCTGTCTACAATGCTGGCAATGTACTGAAAGTTCTAGATGTAATACATCAATTCATTTTCAACGGAAAGTTGCAACATTCAACCCAGGGGCGTAGACAGGGgggggcaggggcctggccccccctATGGTTCCCAAATTTACATTggaaatttgattaaatttttatataaattagcatggttggcccccctaataatgaaaaaacaacttcctggctccgcccctgattCAACCAGACTCCCAACAGAGAAACTGAAGTATCCTGCAAAGGCCTAAGAATCGCTAAGCCTACTGTTTTGTGTAAAGGAACTCCATTTTGCGCTGCTTACCCccaaaattctaaaattaatGTACTCTTGCTTACTGTTTGGTGACCGTTCAATGGCAAGATTCTCCCAACCGATTTTTACAGGTCTCCGAATGAAATACTATTATACCATGAACTGAACATTGACGCATCAAGTGAGGCAACCAATCACCTCTTGAAGCAAGCGACAAGCTCGTCGACCTCCGCGGCGTCGACATCGGCGAGCACCTCCGTgggctccctctcctcctccgtgGGCTTCTCCCCCGTCTCCGGCGCCGACCCGGTGCGGTCGAGCATCTGCGACCGCGGCGGGGGCCGGTAGAGGAAGAGGTCGTAGAGGAACCTGCCCTGCGGCGTGAGCAGCGCGGCGTAGGCGGGGCCCGCGGGCCCCCGCGCGGGGGCGTTGGGCGTGGGCGCGTACCGCTGCGGCGATGAGGCGCCCCCCGCGGCGAAGGCGGAGAGGAGGTCGTTGGTGAGCAGCGAGTGGAGGAAGCGCGCCGCCTCGGGCCCCGCGAAGCGGACCACGGCGCGGGACGCCAGGCGGCACGCCAGCACCCCCGGGTCGGGCGGCGGGCCCGTGTggagcgcgcggccgccgcgcgggcggaggcggaggaggcccgccgcggcggcgaggcggcgcgcgagcggcggcatGGTTGGGAGCTGGACGCTTGGCTTGGGTTTTGGATGGCTTTTGGTGGAAATCGAGGGGTTTTGCGGGGTggggggcggcgggggaggtCACGGTGGCAGTTGGcaagcggcgggcggcgcgggggagcCGGGGGCGCTGcggagagaggaagaggtgggAGGGAGGGGGGTACGCGTGGGGAGAGACGTGGCGGGTGGCAGGGGTCCGCGTGGCCGTGTAGGTGGGTAGAGGGAAAGGCGAAGGCCTCGTGGAGTCGACGACGACGATAGatcacggccggcggcgagggtaacTAAAC
Proteins encoded:
- the LOC120670316 gene encoding putative transferase At4g12130, mitochondrial codes for the protein MPPLARRLAAAAGLLRLRPRGGRALHTGPPPDPGVLACRLASRAVVRFAGPEAARFLHSLLTNDLLSAFAAGGASSPQRYAPTPNAPARGPAGPAYAALLTPQGRFLYDLFLYRPPPRSQMLDRTGSAPETGEKPTEEEREPTEVLADVDAAEVDELVACFKRYRLRSKVEIDNVSENFACWQRFGRNMVHTEPSTQEPEAQSIGWGQGVDHAGESAAQANGHGWQWLKDPRLDYLGYRGIFPADTIPPLVESDKEADERHYQLWRIENGIAEGSTEIPKGEAIPLEYNLAGLNAISFDKGCYIGQELIARTHHRGVIRKRLMPMKFVDEKGQELEQAVAPDSEVVDEAAGKKIGTVNTALGSRGMGLLRLDEALKQGSSLRISDNKNVRVQAFKPDWWPAEWTQMVDQQSAVA